The Primulina eburnea isolate SZY01 chromosome 8, ASM2296580v1, whole genome shotgun sequence genome contains a region encoding:
- the LOC140838117 gene encoding uncharacterized protein yields MISGGSTDGDSNRARKSRSRRECLEVEGSRKSEAIISFGPEDLRGVNLPHNDALMDLQGYHLETVETALFGFAGHVVYPEGEIILPLTLGSHDLKKTVTTSFTVVDSPSSYNIILGRPVMNELRAVASTYHQKIKFPVGSRVGEVKGDQSSSRKCYVEAVRTDQSRSKREGKKARIGEVGGRIVEEGEIHFVAEEEQEAVEIGPGQQIRVARDLSMTTRVSLIKCLKTNIHVFAWSQQELTEISPFISEHHLNILPGSHPVKQKKRHFGPEKNQVISEQVKELLKAEHIREIQFPTWLSNVVLVPKSSGKWRICVDFRDLNKACPKDHYPLPWIDQLVDSTSGYELLSFMDAYQGYHQISLAKNDQDKASFVTSGGFESHALRGPELRYTEVEKIALALIVTARNLRPYFLSHQIVVLTNSPLGRIMTHSEVSGRMIKWTVELGEYDIEYKPRMAIKAQALSDFLSEMIQPSEEEVWRVFVDGASGLAGCGVGVVMISPPGEKIKLAIRIDSRVTNNEAEYEAVLAGIRAAREVGASRIILYSDSQLITQQIKGVYEAKDNRMLKYLQLIKTLAEGFADCSIEQIPREENNEADILAKMAASLNEVSTREVLHVSRLILSTEEEGTPEPESSWMTPLIRFIEMGALPEDRSQAQKI; encoded by the exons ATGATATCCGGAGGCTCTACTGATGGAGACTCTAATCGGGCAAGGAAGTCAAGGAGTAGGAGAGAGTGTTTGGAGGTGGAAGGATCGAGGAAGAGTGAGGCAATCATCAGTTTCGGCCCGGAGGACTTGAGAGGGGTGAATCTACCCCACAACGATGCCTTG ATGGATTTGCAAGGCTATCACCTGGAAACCGTGGAAACTGCTCTTTTTGGTTTTGCCGGTCACGTGGTTTATCCGGAGGGAGAGATTATTTTGCCTTTGACTTTGGGCTCTCACGATCTCAAGAAAACAGTGACGACTTCTTTCACTGTGGTGGACTCTCCATCATCTTATAACATCATCCTTGGGAGGCCAGTCATGAATGAGTTGAGGGCTGTAGCGTCTACCTACcaccagaaaataaaatttcctgTGGGATCCAGGGTAGGAGAAGTCAAGGGAGACCAATCGTCTTCCCGAAAGTGTTATGTAGAGGCGGTCCGGACGGATCAGAGCAGATCTAAGAGGGAGGGGAAGAAAGCTAGGATAGGGGAGGTAGGAGGGAGGATAGTGGAGGAAGGGGAGATACATTTTGTTGcagaggaagagcaggaggcggTGGAAATTGGGCCAGGCCAGCAAATCCGTGTGGCTCGGGATCTCAGCATGACCACCCGGGTGAGcttaattaaatgtttaaaaactaACATCCATGTGTTTGCCTGGTCCCAGCAGGAGCTTACAGAGATTTCTCCCTTTATATCGGAGCATCATTTGAACATCCTCCCGGGGTCTCACCCCGTAAAGCAGAAAAAGAGGCACTTTGGTCCTGAAAAGAACCAAGTTATATCAGAGCAAGTAAAGGAGCTCCTAAAGGCGGAGCATATTCGGGAAATTCAATTCCCTACGTGGCTTTCTAATGTGGTTTTAGTACCTAAATCCTCTGgcaaatggcgcatatgcgtagACTTCCGCGATCTGAACAAGGCGTGCCCTAAAGATCATTATCCACTGCCCTGGATTGATCAGCTGGTAGATTCCACTTCAGGCTATGAGCTGCTGAGTTTTATGGATGCGTACCAGGGATATCATCAAATTTCCTTGGCAAAAAATGATCAGGATAAAGCCAGCTTCGTCACctcgggag GATTTGAAAGCCACGCTCTAAGAGGGCCCGAACTCCGGTATACAGAGGTAGAGAAGATTGCGTTAGCTTTAATCGTGACCGCCCGGAATCTAAGACCTTACTTCTTATCGCATCAAATAGTGGTTCTTACCAACAGCCCTCTTGGTAGAATCATGACTCATTCTGAGGTATCCGGGCGAATGATCAAGTGGACGGTGGAATTGGGGGAGTACGATATCGAATACAAGCCACGAATGGCTATCAAAGCACAAGCTTTATCAGActtcttatctgagatgatcCAGCCCAGTGAAGAGGAAGTGTGGAGAGTGTTTGTAGATGGGGCATCTGGCCTTGCGGGGTGCGGAGTAGGGGTTGTGATGATATCTCCTCCGGGAGAAAAGATTAAATTGGCAATAAGGATTGATTCCCGAGTAACTAACAATGAGGCCGAGTACGAGGCCGTGCTAGCTGGAATCCGAGCTGCTCGGGAAGTCGGGGCTTCCCGGATAATTCTGTATTCTGATTCGCAACTCATCACTCAGCAGATTAAAGGTGTATATGAAGCTAAAGATAATAGGATGCTGAAATATTTGCAGCTTATCAAAACTCTAGCAGAGGGCTTTGCGGATTGTAGTATCGAGCAAATACCCCGAGAAGAGAACAACGAGGCGGATATTCTTGCAAAAATGGCCGCCTCCCTAAATGAAGTTAGCACCCGAGAAGTATTGCACGTTTCCCGTTTGATCCTCTCAACAGAAGAGGAAGGAACACCCGAGCCAGAAAGCTCCTGGATGACGCCCTTAATAAGATTTATTGAAATGGGTGCACTACCCGAGGACAGAAGTCAAGCTCAGAAGATTTAG